A genomic window from Pecten maximus chromosome 6, xPecMax1.1, whole genome shotgun sequence includes:
- the LOC117329933 gene encoding uncharacterized protein DDB_G0290685-like, which produces MSQQKRRGHREQHIKGYHNKREGGIMDWNIGGYHNKGEGDIVDWNIGGYHNKRDGDIVNRTIGGYHNKREGDIRRRHRELKHRGISQQKRRRHREPKHRGISQQKRRRHREPKHRGISQQKRRRHREPKHRGISQQKRRQHREPKHRGISQQKRRRHREPKHRGISQQKRRRHRELQHRGISQQKRRRHREPKHQGISQQKRRRHREPTHRGISQQKRRRHRELEHRGISQQKRRRHRELEHRGISQQKRRRHRGLEHRGISQQKRRRHRGLEHRGISQQKRRRHRGLEHRGISQQKRRRHREPKYRGISQQKGRRHREPKHRGISQQKGRRHLEPKHRGISQQKRRRHREPKHRGYHNKRDGDIVDWNIEGYHNKRDGDIVDWNIEGYHNKRDGDIVDWNIEGYHNKRDGDIVNRNIEGYHNKREGDIVNRNIEGYHNKREGDILNRNIEGYHNKREGDIVNRNIEGYHNKRDGDIVNRHTEGYHNKRDGDIVIRHTEGYHNKRDGDIVNRHTEGYHNKREGDIVNRHTEGYHNKRESDIENRHTEGYHNKREGDIVNRHTEGYHNKRESDIENRHTEGYHNKRESDIENRHTEGYHNKREGDIVNRNIEGYHNKREGDIVNWNIEGYHNKREGDIVNWNIEGYHNKRDGDIVNRNIERYHNKREGDIGYHNKREGDIVNRNIEGYHNKREGDIVNRNIEGYHNKRDGDIVNRNIEGYHNKREGDIVNRNIEGYHNKREGDIVNRNIEGYHNKREGDIVNRNIEGYHNKREGDIVNWNIEGYHNKREGDIVNRNIEGYHNKREGDIVNRNIEGYHNKREGDIENRNIEGYHNKREGDIVNRNIEGYHNKREGDIENRNIEGYHNKREGDIVDWNIGGYHNKRDGDIVNRNIEGYHNKRDGDIVNRHTVGYHNKRECDIVN; this is translated from the exons ATGTCACAACAAAAGAGAAGAGGACATCGTGAACAACACATCAagggatatcacaacaaaagagaAGGCGGCATCATGGACTGGAACATCGGGGGATATCACAACAAAGGAGAGGGCGACATCGTGGACTGGAACATCGGgggatatcacaacaaaagagaCGGCGACATCGTGAACCGAACCATCGGgggatatcacaacaaaagagaAGGCGACATC agaCGGCGACATCGTGAACTGAAACATCGagggatatcacaacaaaagagaCGGCGACATCGTGAACCGAAACATCGagggatatcacaacaaaagagaCGGCGACATCGTGAACCGAAACATCGagggatatcacaacaaaagagaCGGCGACATCGTGAACCGAAACATCGagggatatcacaacaaaagagaAGGCAACATCGTGAACCGAAACATCGagggatatcacaacaaaagagaAGACGACATCGTGAACCGAAACATCGagggatatcacaacaaaagagaAGACGACATCGTGAACTGCAACATCGAGGGATATCGCAACAAAAGAGAAGGCGACATCGGGAACCGAAACATCAagggatatcacaacaaaagagaCGGCGACATCGTGAACCGACACACCGagggatatcacaacaaaagagaCGGCGACATCGTGAACTGGAACATCGagggatatcacaacaaaagagaAGGCGACATCGTGAACTGGAACATCGagggatatcacaacaaaagagaCGGCGACATCGTGGACTGGAACATCGagggatatcacaacaaaagagaAGGCGACATCGTGGACTGGAACATCGagggatatcacaacaaaagagaCGGCGACATCGTGGACTGGAACATCGagggatatcacaacaaaagagaCGGCGACATCGTGAACCGAAATATCGagggatatcacaacaaaagggaAGGCGACATCGTGAACCGAAACATCGagggatatcacaacaaaagggaAGGCGACATCTTGAACCGAAACATCGagggatatcacaacaaaagagaAGGCGACATCGTGAACCGAAACATCGaggatatcacaacaaaagagaCGGCGACATCGTGGACTGGAACATCGagggatatcacaacaaaagagaCGGCGACATCGTGGACTGGAACATCGagggatatcacaacaaaagagaCGGCGACATCGTGGACTGGAACATCGagggatatcacaacaaaagagaCGGCGACATCGTGAACCGAAACATCGagggatatcacaacaaaagggaAGGCGACATCGTGAACCGAAACATCGagggatatcacaacaaaagggaAGGCGACATCTTGAACCGAAACATCGagggatatcacaacaaaagagaAGGCGACATCGTGAACCGAAACATCGagggatatcacaacaaaagagaCGGCGACATCGTGAACCGACACACCGagggatatcacaacaaaagagaCGGCGACATCGTGATCCGACACACCGagggatatcacaacaaaagagaCGGCGACATCGTGAACCGACACACCGagggatatcacaacaaaagagaAGGCGACATCGTGAACCGACACACCGagggatatcacaacaaaagagaAAGCGACATCGAGAACCGACACACCGagggatatcacaacaaaagagaAGGCGACATCGTGAACCGACACACCGagggatatcacaacaaaagagaAAGCGACATCGAGAACCGACACACCGagggatatcacaacaaaagagaAAGCGACATCGAGAACCGACACACCGagggatatcacaacaaaagagaAGGCGACATCGTGAACCGAAACATCGAaggatatcacaacaaaagagaAGGCGACATCGTGAACTGGAACATCGagggatatcacaacaaaagagaAGGCGACATCGTGAACTGGAACATCGagggatatcacaacaaaagagaCGGCGACATCGTGAACCGAAACATCgagagatatcacaacaaaagagaAGGCGACATT ggatatcacaacaaaagagaAGGCGACATCGTGAACCGAAACATCGagggatatcacaacaaaagagaAGGCGACATCGTGAACCGAAACATCGagggatatcacaacaaaagagaCGGCGACATCGTGAACCGAAACATCGagggatatcacaacaaaagagaAGGCGACATCGTGAACCGAAACATCGagggatatcacaacaaaagagaAGGCGACATCGTGAACCGAAACATCGagggatatcacaacaaaagagaAGGCGACATCGTGAACCGAAACATCGagggatatcacaacaaaagagaAGGCGACATCGTGAACTGGAACATCGagggatatcacaacaaaagagaAGGCGACATCGTGAACCGAAACATCGagggatatcacaacaaaagagaAGGCGACATCGTGAACCGAAACATCGagggatatcacaacaaaagagaAGGCGACATCGAGAACCGAAACATCGagggatatcacaacaaaagagaAGGCGACATCGTGAACCGAAACATCGagggatatcacaacaaaagagaAGGCGACATCGAGAACCGAAACATCGagggatatcacaacaaaagagaAGGCGACATCGTGGACTGGAACATCGGgggatatcacaacaaaagagaTGGCGACATCGTGAACCGAAACATCGagggatatcacaacaaaagagaCGGCGACATCGTGAACCGACACACCGTgggatatcacaacaaaagagaATGTGACATCGTGAACTGA